From a single Lactococcus allomyrinae genomic region:
- a CDS encoding YihY/virulence factor BrkB family protein yields MKKILQKIGELTGTFMTFFKSSEMSLSSIAVAYYLLLAIFPLVLIIGNILPFLQIDTAGLLHFLGDNLPEQLYDGVEPVIHSLLSQRNTGLLSVSVIAGLWTFSRALSALQMSMNKAYEVFNHRDFIISRIIGLVAGLAILLFLYFAIALSTFGQLILEHVYKLVPFDRNLYNTLHNMTLPAVAVATFLSLMMLYFILPNVKIKKLRYTMPGTIFSTFVLVFLTNWVAKYVSFALNQLDDLKLIGSLVVFALMIWFIFIARVLIIGAILNAVYQKTKLGEIETRRGEIVEFIKEIRK; encoded by the coding sequence ATGAAAAAAATTCTACAAAAAATCGGTGAGTTAACCGGTACTTTTATGACTTTTTTTAAGAGTTCAGAGATGAGTTTGTCCTCTATTGCGGTGGCATACTATCTCCTGCTTGCGATTTTTCCTCTTGTTTTAATTATTGGTAATATCCTACCTTTTTTACAAATTGATACTGCAGGTTTGCTCCATTTTTTAGGAGACAATCTTCCAGAGCAACTCTATGATGGTGTGGAACCGGTAATTCATAGTCTGTTAAGTCAACGAAATACAGGTTTGCTGTCTGTTTCGGTCATTGCAGGTTTATGGACATTTTCCAGAGCCTTATCTGCTTTACAGATGTCAATGAATAAAGCTTATGAAGTATTTAATCACAGAGATTTCATTATTAGTCGAATTATTGGGTTAGTAGCAGGGCTTGCGATTTTACTTTTTTTGTATTTTGCGATTGCTTTATCTACTTTCGGACAGTTGATTTTGGAACATGTTTATAAACTTGTTCCTTTTGATCGGAACTTATATAATACTTTGCATAATATGACTTTGCCAGCTGTCGCAGTAGCAACGTTTTTATCTCTGATGATGCTTTATTTTATTTTGCCAAATGTTAAGATAAAGAAATTAAGATATACAATGCCGGGAACGATTTTTTCAACTTTTGTTTTGGTTTTCTTGACAAACTGGGTTGCTAAATATGTGAGTTTCGCACTCAATCAGTTGGATGACTTAAAATTAATTGGTTCTCTGGTTGTTTTTGCATTGATGATTTGGTTCATTTTTATCGCACGAGTTTTGATTATTGGAGCAATATTGAATGCAGTTTATCAAAAAACAAAACTCGGTGAGATTGAAACACGTCGAGGAGAAATTGTTGAATTTATCAAGGAAATTAGAAAATAG
- a CDS encoding ClbS/DfsB family four-helix bundle protein has protein sequence MKTPTAKAELLQTIQNDFDNLIHLVDDLPEESKNATFRFNYAMTPNWRRDTNVRSVLMHLYERANRLVNWLESSNRSATRPFRADFFGDMSSELWIKQQNTDFEVAYQLAKETHKKAMSLLETMSEDELFKCVYFTWKSSLSIADYAMSGLANHYKWLMAQIQNQVIVNEMISK, from the coding sequence ATGAAAACACCGACTGCTAAGGCAGAACTACTGCAAACAATCCAAAATGACTTTGATAACCTTATTCATTTGGTTGATGATTTACCAGAAGAAAGCAAAAATGCTACTTTCCGCTTTAATTATGCCATGACACCGAACTGGCGCCGTGATACAAATGTACGGAGTGTGCTTATGCATTTGTATGAGCGAGCAAATCGTCTTGTAAATTGGCTAGAAAGTTCTAATCGGAGTGCGACTCGTCCATTTCGTGCGGATTTCTTCGGTGATATGAGCTCAGAACTTTGGATTAAACAACAAAATACAGACTTTGAGGTTGCCTATCAGTTAGCAAAAGAAACGCATAAAAAAGCGATGTCCTTGCTTGAAACTATGTCGGAGGATGAACTTTTCAAATGTGTTTATTTCACATGGAAAAGTTCGCTTTCTATTGCGGATTATGCCATGTCTGGATTAGCGAACCATTACAAATGGCTTATGGCACAAATTCAAAATCAAGTAATTGTCAATGAGATGATTTCCAAATAA
- a CDS encoding GtrA family protein — MDKKQNETTLQAVLHAFVATLSIILCAKAQRTKWYCSTILDGIAHILYNIFMKKIISLLKTEAIKYLIFGVLATAVYALVKWLTWQAWHSGWASETVAQSASIIFAFFTNKFFVFQHKSSHLLKDFISFVSGRLVLLFLAIVANWWFIDTHPEILMNAFGMGKNQMVADLNIFIQVFTIVVNYIYSKFIVFRKTKTPAD; from the coding sequence ATGGATAAAAAACAAAACGAAACCACTCTACAAGCAGTTCTACACGCCTTTGTCGCTACGCTGTCCATTATCTTATGCGCTAAAGCTCAAAGAACCAAATGGTATTGCTCTACAATTCTTGACGGCATTGCTCACATCTTGTATAATATCTTCATGAAAAAGATTATCTCACTTCTTAAAACTGAAGCAATAAAATATCTCATTTTTGGTGTTTTGGCTACGGCGGTCTATGCTCTAGTCAAATGGTTGACCTGGCAAGCTTGGCATTCTGGCTGGGCCTCAGAAACTGTTGCTCAATCTGCCAGTATTATCTTCGCTTTTTTTACAAATAAGTTCTTTGTTTTTCAACACAAATCATCGCACTTACTCAAAGATTTCATCAGCTTTGTTTCTGGTCGGTTAGTGCTTTTGTTTCTCGCTATCGTCGCCAACTGGTGGTTCATTGATACCCATCCTGAAATTTTGATGAACGCTTTTGGGATGGGGAAAAATCAAATGGTTGCTGACCTCAACATTTTCATCCAAGTTTTTACCATCGTTGTCAATTATATTTATTCAAAATTCATTGTCTTTCGAAAAACAAAAACTCCAGCTGATTAA